The DNA region TGGAATATTCTACCCAGCGGTTTCTGGATTCCAGATCCATGGGGCTGAGCTTCCAGCGGCGAATTGGATCTTGGGTGCGGGCTTGAAAGCGTCTTTCCTGTTCTTCGTCACTGACGGAAAACCAATATTTCAGCAACACAATCCCCGATCGCACCAGCATTCGTTCAAACTCTGGGCAGGACTGCATAAATTCCTGATATTGCTCATCGGTGCAAAAGCCCATCACCCGCTCCACTCCTGCCCGGTTATACCAACTGCGATCGAACAGCACAATCTCCCCGGCTGCGGGTAAATGCGCCACATAGCGCTGAAAATACCACTGCGTTTTTTCAATATCAGAGGGTGTTCCCAGGGCCACCACCCGGCAACCACGGGGATTGAGTAGTTCAATGATCCGTTTGATAGTACCACCCTTACCCGCGGCATCCCGCCCTTCAAAAATAATCACTACCCGATAACCCGTGTGCTTGATCCAGTACTGCATCTTCACCAATTCAATCTGCAGCTTCTTCAGTTCTTTCTCATAGAACTCAGTAGAAAGCTTTGCAGAAATATCTTCTGCACTCTCATAAAGTATTTTACTTAGTTTCTTATCTGATTTTTTAGGCAGCTTATCTTTATTTTTCTTTCCTTTGACTTTGCTTTTTTTCTTTTGCTTTTCTTGATCGTTTTCCTTTAAGGGAACTAAGCCATTGTCATTATTGTTGACTTTTGAAGTTTTCATGTCATCCTCCAAGAGTTTTATTGATATTCTTTAAATGTTTCCATACACAGGCACTGCCGCGCCTCGAATATCGCGTGCGGCTTCAGAGGCTAAAAAGCAGATGACCTGAGCCAGCGATTCTGGTTTCACCCATTGAAAGGCATGGTCTGCTCCCATAGCTGCTCGATTGGCAGGCGTATCAATAATGCTGGGGAGGACGACATTGGCTGTGATATTGGTGCCTTTCATTTCATCGGCGATCGCCCGGGTTAACGCCACCACTCCAGCCTTGGACGCACAGTAAGCGGCCAGTTGTCCTCCTGGTTCCACTGCTCCCCGTGACCCTACCGTGACAATCCGGCCATATCCAGAAGTCACCATCTTTCGCAAACTATGCTTACAGGCCAGAAAGGCGG from Leptodesmis sichuanensis A121 includes:
- the fabG gene encoding 3-oxoacyl-ACP reductase FabG, with amino-acid sequence MKGKKVLLTGGTGGLGLGVTPAVLAQGADVTIPYHNPKEVERLKGFLSPADFARIQFVATDLTHEPSVQKLVDEMGQVDVLIHLVGGFSMGKTYEYSLEQWQNDFQLNLTTAFLACKHSLRKMVTSGYGRIVTVGSRGAVEPGGQLAAYCASKAGVVALTRAIADEMKGTNITANVVLPSIIDTPANRAAMGADHAFQWVKPESLAQVICFLASEAARDIRGAAVPVYGNI
- the ppk2 gene encoding polyphosphate kinase 2, translated to MKTSKVNNNDNGLVPLKENDQEKQKKKSKVKGKKNKDKLPKKSDKKLSKILYESAEDISAKLSTEFYEKELKKLQIELVKMQYWIKHTGYRVVIIFEGRDAAGKGGTIKRIIELLNPRGCRVVALGTPSDIEKTQWYFQRYVAHLPAAGEIVLFDRSWYNRAGVERVMGFCTDEQYQEFMQSCPEFERMLVRSGIVLLKYWFSVSDEEQERRFQARTQDPIRRWKLSPMDLESRNRWVEYSKAKDEMFTHTNIPEAPWFTIEADDKKRARLNCIHHILSKVPYEDMVPPPLELPPRIICEDYVRAPRNEQFFVPQVY